A genome region from Urocitellus parryii isolate mUroPar1 chromosome X, mUroPar1.hap1, whole genome shotgun sequence includes the following:
- the Tspan6 gene encoding tetraspanin-6 isoform X3, translated as MLKLYAMFLTLIFLVELVAAIVGFVFRHEIKNSFKTNYEKALKQYNSTGDYRSEAVDKIQSTLHCCGVTDYNDWKDTKYYIETGFPKSCCKLEDCSPQKDADKVNNEGCFIKVMTIIESEMGVVAGISFGVACFQLVGIFLAYYLSRAITNNQYEIV; from the exons ATGCTGAAACTG TATGCAATGTTTCTGACTCTCATTTTTTTGGTCGAACTGGTTGCTGCCATCGTAGGATTTGTTTTCAGACATGAG ATTAAGAACAGCTTTAAGACTAATTATGAGAAAGCTTTAAAGCAGTACAACTCGACGGGAGATTATAGAAGTGAAGCAGTAGACAAGATCCAAAGTACG TTGCATTGTTGCGGTGTCACCGATTATAATGATTGGAAAgatacaaaatattacatagaaaCAGGATTTCCCAAGAGTTGCTGTAAACTTGAAGATTGTTCTCCACAAAAAGATGCAGATAAAGTAAACAATGAA GGTTGTTTTATAAAGGTGATGACCATTATAGAGTCAGAAATGGGAGTTGTTGCAGGAATTTCCTTTGGAGTTGCTTGCTTCCAG CTAGTTGGAATCTTTCTAGCCTACTACCTCTCTCGTGCCATAACAAATAACCAGTATGAGATAgtgtga
- the Tspan6 gene encoding tetraspanin-6 isoform X2 produces the protein MASPSRRLQTKPVITCFKSVLLIYTFIFWITGVILLAVGIWGKVSLENYFSLLNEKATNVPFVLIGTGTVIILLGTFGCFATCRASAWMLKLYAMFLTLIFLVELVAAIVGFVFRHEIKNSFKTNYEKALKQYNSTGDYRSEAVDKIQSTLHCCGVTDYNDWKDTKYYIETGFPKSCCKLEDCSPQKDADKVNNELVGIFLAYYLSRAITNNQYEIV, from the exons ATGGCGTCCCCGTCTCGGAGACTGCAGACTAAACCAGTCATTACTTGTTTCAAGAGCGTTCTCTTGATCTACACTTTCATCTTCTGG ATCACTGGTGTTATCCTTCTTGCTGTTGGCATTTGGGGCAAGGTGAGcctggaaaattatttttcacttttaaatgagAAGGCCACCAACGTCCCCTTCGTGCTCATCGGCACAGGCACTGTCATTATTCTTTTGGGCACCTTTGGCTGTTTTGCTACCTGCCGAGCTTCTGCATGGATGCTGAAACTG TATGCAATGTTTCTGACTCTCATTTTTTTGGTCGAACTGGTTGCTGCCATCGTAGGATTTGTTTTCAGACATGAG ATTAAGAACAGCTTTAAGACTAATTATGAGAAAGCTTTAAAGCAGTACAACTCGACGGGAGATTATAGAAGTGAAGCAGTAGACAAGATCCAAAGTACG TTGCATTGTTGCGGTGTCACCGATTATAATGATTGGAAAgatacaaaatattacatagaaaCAGGATTTCCCAAGAGTTGCTGTAAACTTGAAGATTGTTCTCCACAAAAAGATGCAGATAAAGTAAACAATGAA CTAGTTGGAATCTTTCTAGCCTACTACCTCTCTCGTGCCATAACAAATAACCAGTATGAGATAgtgtga
- the Tspan6 gene encoding tetraspanin-6 isoform X1, translating to MASPSRRLQTKPVITCFKSVLLIYTFIFWITGVILLAVGIWGKVSLENYFSLLNEKATNVPFVLIGTGTVIILLGTFGCFATCRASAWMLKLYAMFLTLIFLVELVAAIVGFVFRHEIKNSFKTNYEKALKQYNSTGDYRSEAVDKIQSTLHCCGVTDYNDWKDTKYYIETGFPKSCCKLEDCSPQKDADKVNNEGCFIKVMTIIESEMGVVAGISFGVACFQLVGIFLAYYLSRAITNNQYEIV from the exons ATGGCGTCCCCGTCTCGGAGACTGCAGACTAAACCAGTCATTACTTGTTTCAAGAGCGTTCTCTTGATCTACACTTTCATCTTCTGG ATCACTGGTGTTATCCTTCTTGCTGTTGGCATTTGGGGCAAGGTGAGcctggaaaattatttttcacttttaaatgagAAGGCCACCAACGTCCCCTTCGTGCTCATCGGCACAGGCACTGTCATTATTCTTTTGGGCACCTTTGGCTGTTTTGCTACCTGCCGAGCTTCTGCATGGATGCTGAAACTG TATGCAATGTTTCTGACTCTCATTTTTTTGGTCGAACTGGTTGCTGCCATCGTAGGATTTGTTTTCAGACATGAG ATTAAGAACAGCTTTAAGACTAATTATGAGAAAGCTTTAAAGCAGTACAACTCGACGGGAGATTATAGAAGTGAAGCAGTAGACAAGATCCAAAGTACG TTGCATTGTTGCGGTGTCACCGATTATAATGATTGGAAAgatacaaaatattacatagaaaCAGGATTTCCCAAGAGTTGCTGTAAACTTGAAGATTGTTCTCCACAAAAAGATGCAGATAAAGTAAACAATGAA GGTTGTTTTATAAAGGTGATGACCATTATAGAGTCAGAAATGGGAGTTGTTGCAGGAATTTCCTTTGGAGTTGCTTGCTTCCAG CTAGTTGGAATCTTTCTAGCCTACTACCTCTCTCGTGCCATAACAAATAACCAGTATGAGATAgtgtga